Proteins co-encoded in one Methanobacterium veterum genomic window:
- a CDS encoding chitobiase/beta-hexosaminidase C-terminal domain-containing protein yields MRKEVKMVMVTVILLLSFASINVTSAANVYNISADSYSNYFNESGYIKGANIKAGDVLDVYGTIYDKNMYIDRPLNITSSSKTGKIINGTINILSGGSGSNVTGLRINNTRDGVMGIFLKDTQNNTIKGNTIQCDGSSGHGIALTGSNCNNILENNLSEFETTVGWTHSPIILGNSNYNNIKNNYIISSVSNCIYLSIYGSGGGLCYYNNITDNTCIGVDTSWCYAIQMMGSYNIARNNTITVSNLTAGNYGKGAYRGISSESGGNTITGNTIYATYCGIFASGDSVISGNTIYGYKDDKTADYTNQSNSGITTGSNCTVTDNIVNMFYGGYGIYVTGNSNITENKITTADTSKESIYIYGGTSGINISRNIINSNSTGVLLKKQSSSKCPTNTTINNNEIITTSPYAIDSTGGTSTTVKGNYMNSNGKRGNDAVASASGDVVSGNSGKLLPSADVGSGSFNKGIIVHLAAVDNKDPNPKIYYTLDGSTPTASSTLYTGSISVSNEGTTTLRFIAVNLDGEVSDVVTKTYIIDTKAPTGSVNVSGGTYNVSKSVALSMSESGSIYYTLDGSTPTTGSTKYSGPFSVGSTCTLKFLAVDKAGNKSPVYTVKYVIDKTAPKASASVKAGTYNVSKSVALSMSESGSIYYTLNGKTPTTSNARYTKPINMASTHTLKFFAVDKAGNKSPVYTVKYVIDRAAPKVSLTSPKNKAGKVSRTGTITVKFSESVKSSINWSKVYIKNLKTGKKVAVSKVIKGNILYLKTTSKRSANTWYQVYIPAYAVKDTAGNKMAKAYTFKFKTGK; encoded by the coding sequence ATGAGAAAGGAAGTAAAAATGGTCATGGTAACTGTTATACTGCTGTTATCATTTGCCAGTATCAATGTTACCAGCGCGGCTAATGTTTATAACATTAGTGCTGATTCATATAGTAACTATTTCAATGAATCGGGGTACATTAAAGGTGCGAATATTAAGGCGGGTGATGTTTTAGACGTGTATGGTACTATCTATGATAAGAACATGTATATTGACCGTCCTTTGAATATAACCAGCAGTAGTAAAACGGGGAAGATCATCAATGGAACCATCAACATTCTGTCAGGTGGTTCAGGTTCGAATGTAACTGGTTTAAGGATTAACAATACTCGAGATGGAGTGATGGGAATATTCCTTAAGGATACGCAGAACAACACAATAAAAGGGAACACCATACAGTGTGATGGATCTTCAGGTCATGGTATTGCATTAACAGGATCCAACTGCAATAATATCCTGGAAAATAATTTGTCAGAATTCGAAACAACAGTTGGATGGACACACTCACCAATCATCCTGGGAAACAGCAACTACAACAACATCAAAAATAATTACATCATATCCAGCGTTTCTAACTGCATCTACCTATCCATATATGGTTCTGGCGGTGGATTATGCTACTATAACAACATCACAGACAACACATGCATAGGCGTGGACACTTCCTGGTGTTATGCTATCCAGATGATGGGGTCCTACAATATAGCAAGGAACAACACCATCACAGTTTCCAACTTAACGGCAGGAAACTATGGTAAAGGAGCCTACCGGGGCATCTCATCTGAATCTGGGGGTAATACCATAACTGGAAACACTATTTACGCGACGTATTGCGGTATTTTCGCATCGGGTGACTCTGTAATATCGGGAAACACTATATATGGTTATAAAGATGATAAAACTGCTGATTACACTAATCAAAGCAACAGCGGCATCACAACAGGCTCCAACTGTACAGTAACTGATAACATTGTCAACATGTTCTACGGGGGATATGGAATTTACGTAACAGGAAACAGTAACATCACAGAAAATAAAATCACAACAGCTGATACAAGTAAAGAAAGTATCTACATATACGGTGGAACCAGTGGCATTAATATCTCCCGGAATATCATAAACTCAAATAGTACGGGGGTCCTGTTAAAAAAACAGTCCTCAAGCAAATGCCCCACTAACACTACAATAAACAATAATGAAATAATCACCACCAGCCCCTATGCCATAGACTCAACTGGCGGCACCAGTACCACCGTTAAGGGTAATTATATGAATTCAAATGGCAAACGGGGTAATGATGCTGTGGCTTCTGCTTCTGGTGATGTGGTTTCTGGTAATTCTGGTAAACTGTTGCCTTCGGCGGATGTTGGGAGTGGCTCTTTTAATAAGGGGATAATTGTGCATTTAGCTGCTGTAGATAATAAGGATCCTAATCCTAAAATTTATTATACTTTGGATGGTAGTACTCCGACTGCAAGTAGTACGTTGTATACTGGGTCAATAAGCGTTAGTAATGAAGGAACTACTACTTTGAGGTTTATTGCTGTTAATTTGGATGGTGAAGTTTCGGATGTGGTTACAAAAACTTATATTATTGACACTAAGGCGCCTACTGGTAGTGTTAATGTTTCAGGTGGAACGTATAATGTTAGTAAGAGTGTTGCTCTTTCAATGAGTGAGTCTGGAAGTATTTATTATACTTTGGATGGTAGTACTCCTACTACTGGCAGTACTAAGTATTCTGGCCCGTTCAGTGTTGGTTCTACTTGTACTTTGAAGTTTTTAGCGGTGGATAAAGCAGGTAACAAGTCTCCAGTGTACACTGTAAAGTATGTTATTGATAAGACTGCTCCTAAAGCTAGTGCTAGTGTTAAGGCGGGAACGTATAACGTTAGTAAGAGTGTTGCTCTTTCAATGAGTGAGTCTGGAAGTATTTATTATACTTTGAATGGTAAAACGCCAACCACTTCAAATGCAAGGTACACTAAGCCGATTAATATGGCTTCAACGCATACTTTGAAGTTTTTTGCAGTGGATAAGGCAGGTAATAAGTCTCCAGTGTACACTGTTAAGTATGTTATTGATAGGGCTGCGCCTAAGGTTAGTTTAACCAGTCCTAAAAATAAGGCAGGGAAAGTTTCAAGAACAGGTACTATTACGGTTAAGTTCAGTGAAAGTGTTAAATCAAGCATTAACTGGTCTAAAGTGTATATTAAGAACCTTAAAACTGGGAAAAAAGTTGCAGTTAGCAAAGTAATTAAGGGAAACATTTTGTACCTTAAAACTACCAGCAAAAGATCAGCAAATACCTGGTACCAGGTTTACATCCCAGCATATGCTGTAAAAGACACTGCAGGCAATAAAATGGCTAAAGCATATACTTTCAAGTTCAAAACAGGAAAATAA